GGCACCCTGAAAATCGAGATGAACTTCCTGCCGGACGTATATGTGGAATGCGAGACCTGCCACGGCAAGCGTTACAACCGCGAGACCTTGGAGGTCAAATACAACGGCAAAACCGTCTCCGACATCCTCGACATGCCCATCGAGGAGGCGGCGGGATTCTTCAAGGCGTATCCGTCGATCGCGCGCTATCTGGACACTTTGGTGGACGTCGGCCTCGGCTATATCCGTCTCGGACAGCCCGCGCCCACGCTTTCGGGTGGTGAATCGCAGCGCGTCAAGCTCGCCACCGAACTGCAGAAGCGCTCCGACGGCAAAACCGTGTACATCCTCGACGAGCCGACCACCGGCCTGCATTTCGAGGATGTGAGGAAGCTTTTGAAGGTGCTGGACGGACTGACAGACAAGGGCAACACGGTGATTGTGATCGAACACAACCTCGACGTGATCAAAACCGCCGACTGGCTGATCGATCTCGGCCCCGAGGGCGGCGACGGCGGCGGCACCATCGTCACCGAAGGCACGCCCGAACAGGTGGCCGACTGCGCCGACTCCTGGACGGGCCGTTTCCTCAAGCCCATGCTCGGCTGACGGACTCGCAAGCATAACGAAAATGGCCCCGCCTAACTTAGGCGGGGCCATTTTCGTTGACATAAGGTTTTATTTTTACGTCATCCTGAGCGGAGCGAAGCGGAGTCGAAGGATCTCGCGGCATTTTCGCAGACGTGAGATCCTTCGACTCCGGCCTAGCGGCCTCCGCTCAGGATGACGAGCATATTGCATTCTTCGCTCAGGGTGGCGGCGCGGGAATCCGTCACTGGATGGCGGCAAGCGCCTGGTCGAGGTCGGCGATGATGTCGTCGGCGTTTTCGATGCCGCAGCTCAGACGCACGAGGTCGATGCCGACGCCGGCCTCCTCGAGTTGTTCCTCGCTCAGCTGGCGGTGCGTGGTGCCGGCCGGGTAGAGGGTGCAGCTGCGCGCGTCGGCCACATGCGTGGCAATCGACACCATCTTCAGTCCGTCGAGGAAGGCGGAGACCTTCTCGCGGCCGCCGGGCACGCCGAAGGAGATGACGCCGCAGGTGCCGTTCGGCATGTACTTCTCGGCCAGCGCGTGGTACTTGTCGCCGGGCAGTCCGGGGAAGTTCACCCAGCTGACGCGCGGGTCGGCGGCGAGGAATTCCGCCACCTTCTGCGCGTTCTCGCAGTGGCGGGCCATACGCAGGGCGAGCGATTCCAGATGCATGCCCATGATCCACGAGTTGACGGGCGCGGGGGTGGAGCCGAAATCGCGCATAAGCTGCGCGGTGGCCTTGGTGATGTAGGCGGCCGGGCCGAAGTCCTTCGCGTAGGTCACGCCGTGGTAGGAATCATCGGGGGTGGTGAGCCCGGGGAACTTGTCGGCGTGGGCCATCCAGTCGAAGTTGCCGGAGTCGACGATCGCGCCGCCGACGCAGGAGCCGTGGCCGTCCATGTACTTGGTGGTGGCGTGGGTGACGATGTCGACACCGAACTCGAACGGGCGGCAGTTGATCGGCGTGGGGAAGGTGTTGTCGACGATGAACGGCACGCCGTGCTTGTGGGCGGCGTCGGCGAACTTCTCGAAGTCGAGCACGATCAGCGCGGGGTTGGCGATGGATTCGCCGAACACGGCCTTGGTGTTCGGCCGGAACGCGGCCTCAAGCTCCTCAGGCGTGCAGTCGGGGCTCACGAAGGTGCAGTCGATGCCCATTTTGCGCATGGTCACGTTGATGAGGTT
Above is a window of Bifidobacterium eulemuris DNA encoding:
- a CDS encoding O-acetylhomoserine aminocarboxypropyltransferase/cysteine synthase family protein, with protein sequence MSAIDTTCVQGGYQPGNGESRTPPIIQATTFKYTSSEQMSRLFDLSESGYFYTRLQNPTNDTVAAKICELEGGAAAMLTSSGQAANFFALFNICNNGDHIVASSAIYGGTFNLINVTMRKMGIDCTFVSPDCTPEELEAAFRPNTKAVFGESIANPALIVLDFEKFADAAHKHGVPFIVDNTFPTPINCRPFEFGVDIVTHATTKYMDGHGSCVGGAIVDSGNFDWMAHADKFPGLTTPDDSYHGVTYAKDFGPAAYITKATAQLMRDFGSTPAPVNSWIMGMHLESLALRMARHCENAQKVAEFLAADPRVSWVNFPGLPGDKYHALAEKYMPNGTCGVISFGVPGGREKVSAFLDGLKMVSIATHVADARSCTLYPAGTTHRQLSEEQLEEAGVGIDLVRLSCGIENADDIIADLDQALAAIQ